In Symmachiella dynata, the following are encoded in one genomic region:
- a CDS encoding RNA polymerase sigma factor codes for MSQSDKEKEIDRELVERFRGGDQNAAAELHERYVRQMLQKVRRRLMNSHNRATYDSSGIVQEGFRSFFSAVGKPEFDPPQWNIAGLLGRIVFCKTMVGFRRQNKVISVAPESLAMIVEAAIDLAGQPEQEQLVGVCLQEAINGCDLEEFERSILVIYLDEDDDRTCDEIAEACRCSIATVRATIKRFESLLAQRLEAEERAEKLG; via the coding sequence ATGTCACAAAGTGACAAAGAGAAAGAGATTGACAGAGAGCTGGTGGAGCGATTTCGAGGTGGGGACCAGAACGCCGCCGCCGAGTTGCACGAACGATACGTCCGACAGATGCTGCAGAAAGTGCGACGGCGGCTCATGAATTCGCACAATCGGGCAACGTACGACTCCAGTGGAATTGTTCAGGAAGGATTTCGCAGCTTCTTTAGCGCCGTCGGTAAACCGGAATTCGACCCGCCTCAGTGGAATATCGCCGGACTCCTGGGGAGAATTGTGTTCTGTAAGACGATGGTTGGCTTCAGGCGACAGAATAAAGTCATCAGTGTCGCTCCGGAGAGCCTGGCAATGATTGTCGAAGCGGCAATTGATCTGGCCGGGCAACCAGAGCAGGAACAACTGGTCGGAGTGTGTTTACAGGAGGCGATCAACGGGTGTGATCTGGAGGAATTCGAACGGAGCATTCTTGTCATTTACCTTGATGAAGACGATGATCGTACGTGTGACGAAATAGCAGAGGCGTGCCGTTGCTCCATCGCGACAGTCCGCGCAACAATCAAGAGGTTTGAGAGTCTATTGGCACAGCGACTCGAAGCTGAAGAGCGAGCAGAAAAACTCGGCTGA
- a CDS encoding type II toxin-antitoxin system RelE/ParE family toxin: protein MANAYVRRKNSHPVQQRIQRLERAVKRLGEFPRPGRIGTPELIVLGLAYIILYRVMEQESQILCVFRTRRKP, encoded by the coding sequence TTGGCAAATGCCTACGTTCGAAGGAAAAATTCGCATCCGGTGCAACAGCGGATTCAACGTTTGGAACGAGCGGTAAAACGATTAGGAGAGTTTCCACGACCCGGCAGAATCGGCACACCAGAACTCATCGTTCTGGGGCTGGCGTACATCATCCTTTACCGAGTTATGGAACAGGAAAGCCAGATTCTCTGCGTGTTTCGCACGAGACGGAAGCCATAA
- a CDS encoding CopG family ribbon-helix-helix protein, with protein MQKTNITCRLDADDVAFLDKLAQITDRDRSYLIKRAVSEFISLQKWRIDEVEAALVEADEGQLASAKDVQKIMRELGGGKSAGSPAD; from the coding sequence ATGCAAAAAACCAATATCACCTGTCGTCTCGACGCGGATGACGTCGCATTCCTGGACAAGCTGGCACAAATAACGGACCGGGACCGGAGCTATCTCATCAAGCGGGCGGTCTCCGAATTCATCTCGTTGCAGAAATGGCGGATCGACGAAGTTGAGGCTGCGCTTGTGGAAGCGGATGAGGGGCAATTAGCATCCGCCAAGGACGTGCAAAAAATAATGCGTGAGCTAGGGGGAGGAAAGTCCGCTGGCTCACCAGCAGACTGA
- a CDS encoding type II toxin-antitoxin system VapC family toxin: MSDVVLDASAVLAYAQGERGADLVEQHLFGAIMSAVNYSEVLKKTLERGGDMAATALLLEGARIDVVAFDTRQATVAASLYGATKDAGLSFADRACLSLAITLDAPLYTADGRLADVEAPIELVLIRKPLASSGAKRKSPKL, from the coding sequence GTGAGTGACGTCGTACTCGATGCGTCCGCCGTGTTGGCCTATGCGCAGGGCGAGCGCGGGGCTGATCTGGTCGAGCAGCATTTGTTCGGTGCGATCATGTCGGCGGTGAATTATTCCGAGGTATTGAAAAAAACGCTGGAGCGCGGCGGCGACATGGCGGCGACGGCTCTGCTGCTCGAAGGGGCGCGGATTGACGTCGTCGCGTTCGATACACGACAGGCGACGGTAGCGGCGAGCCTGTATGGGGCAACCAAAGATGCGGGCCTCTCCTTCGCCGATCGGGCCTGCCTCTCACTGGCCATCACCCTGGACGCACCACTGTACACCGCCGACGGGCGGCTGGCCGATGTGGAGGCTCCGATTGAATTGGTGTTGATTCGGAAGCCTCTCGCGAGTTCAGGAGCGAAGCGAAAGTCACCGAAATTGTAG
- a CDS encoding AbrB/MazE/SpoVT family DNA-binding domain-containing protein, with protein sequence MQAGEAEGRRVFGATVDGSGRIVLPAEVRAAFGLKKGSEVSVVQDETGVHLQTPQQALRAIQAYFQNLVPPEVSLADEVIQEHRDEAARERE encoded by the coding sequence ATGCAGGCAGGTGAAGCGGAAGGACGACGGGTGTTCGGGGCGACGGTGGATGGTTCGGGGCGGATCGTGTTGCCTGCCGAGGTGAGGGCGGCGTTTGGGTTAAAGAAGGGATCGGAAGTCTCGGTCGTGCAGGATGAGACCGGGGTCCATCTGCAAACGCCGCAGCAGGCGTTGCGGGCGATCCAGGCCTACTTTCAGAATCTGGTGCCGCCGGAGGTAAGTCTGGCGGATGAGGTTATTCAGGAGCATCGCGACGAGGCGGCGCGCGAACGTGAGTGA
- a CDS encoding tyrosine-type recombinase/integrase: protein MDDDAKMITILNGHRDFARVDLPSSIRDAGAAFAWDEFFAGVIRNHHTRTAYLQAVRKFLAWVEETETPLERISPGMVGAYFNQHPGSLPTKKLHLAALRAFFDVLVQRHVLILNPAATVRGERYAVIEGKTPEISRDQARDLLTSIDTTTPIGRRDKAIIATLIYTAARAGAIANLRLRDFVWDGSQYALRFLEKGGKSRAIPIRHDLQGYLLDYLNSFEWQTEKSETVLFRSGQGRTGQLTQRPLRNIDICRMVKRRLRDAGLPPHLSPHSFRVATVTDLLNQGIALEDVQYLAGHADPRTTRLYDRRQKQVTRNTVERISI from the coding sequence ATGGATGATGATGCGAAGATGATAACGATTCTCAATGGCCACCGAGATTTCGCTCGTGTCGATTTGCCATCGTCGATTCGGGATGCCGGAGCGGCGTTTGCCTGGGACGAGTTTTTTGCCGGGGTCATTCGAAATCACCACACGCGGACGGCCTACTTGCAGGCGGTTCGCAAGTTTCTTGCCTGGGTGGAAGAAACCGAAACTCCACTGGAGCGCATCTCGCCCGGCATGGTGGGGGCCTATTTTAATCAGCATCCGGGAAGTTTGCCGACGAAGAAACTGCATCTCGCGGCGCTGCGTGCATTCTTCGACGTGCTGGTGCAGCGGCACGTGTTGATCCTGAATCCGGCAGCCACGGTTCGCGGAGAACGGTACGCCGTGATTGAGGGCAAAACACCGGAGATTTCGCGAGATCAAGCGCGAGACTTGCTCACATCAATTGACACGACGACACCCATCGGCCGCCGTGACAAGGCGATCATTGCCACGCTGATCTATACGGCCGCGCGTGCCGGAGCTATCGCCAATTTGCGCTTACGGGATTTTGTCTGGGATGGCTCGCAGTACGCGCTGCGTTTTCTGGAAAAAGGAGGCAAGTCGCGCGCGATTCCAATTCGGCACGATCTGCAAGGCTACTTACTGGATTATTTGAATTCATTTGAGTGGCAAACGGAAAAGAGTGAAACCGTCTTGTTTCGCTCTGGCCAGGGAAGAACGGGCCAACTCACCCAGCGTCCGCTCAGGAACATCGACATCTGCCGCATGGTCAAACGTCGCTTGCGGGATGCTGGCTTGCCGCCTCACCTCTCTCCACATTCGTTTCGCGTCGCCACAGTGACTGATTTGCTGAACCAAGGCATCGCGTTGGAAGACGTGCAATACCTGGCCGGACATGCCGATCCAAGGACGACCCGGTTGTACGATCGTCGGCAAAAGCAGGTCACGCGGAATACGGTCGAGCGGATTTCGATTTAA
- a CDS encoding IS3 family transposase: MSERRACHVVKQPRSSQRYVAQPRDDEHGLLKRMLQLVGRRSRFGYRRIAHLLRREGWRASDTRVYRLWRREGLKVPQKKRKKRRLGTTANGCHRRKAASQNDVWAWDFVFDRTASGSPLKWLSIVDEHTRECLALKVDRSITSEDVIDTLAELFAMRGVPRHVRSDNGPEFVAQALRSWLGQLGVEALYIAPGSPWENGFAESFHSRFRDEFLATEEFESLRAARQLTTVWREDYNEHRPHSSLGYLTPAEFGQRLTSARTRQTGSAPPTIAAPSAPPATQAEATAKANGAHEASDEKQDVLYLTRSS, translated from the coding sequence GTGTCGGAGCGGCGAGCGTGCCACGTGGTGAAGCAGCCTCGTAGCAGCCAACGCTATGTGGCGCAACCGCGCGACGATGAGCATGGTTTGCTCAAGCGGATGCTACAGTTGGTAGGTCGTCGTTCGCGGTTCGGTTATCGCCGCATCGCCCATTTGCTGCGTCGCGAAGGTTGGCGGGCGAGCGACACGCGGGTCTATCGGCTGTGGCGTCGAGAAGGGCTGAAAGTGCCGCAGAAGAAGCGTAAGAAACGCCGTCTGGGAACGACTGCCAATGGCTGTCACCGGCGAAAAGCGGCGTCCCAGAACGATGTGTGGGCGTGGGATTTTGTGTTCGATCGCACGGCGAGCGGCAGTCCGCTGAAGTGGTTGTCGATCGTCGACGAACACACCCGGGAGTGTTTGGCTTTGAAAGTGGATCGCAGCATTACAAGTGAAGATGTGATCGACACGCTGGCGGAATTGTTCGCCATGCGGGGCGTGCCGCGTCATGTTCGCAGCGACAATGGTCCGGAGTTTGTGGCGCAGGCGCTTCGGAGTTGGTTAGGACAGTTGGGCGTGGAGGCGTTGTACATCGCGCCGGGCAGTCCGTGGGAGAATGGTTTTGCGGAAAGCTTTCACAGCCGGTTTCGTGATGAGTTTTTAGCGACCGAGGAGTTTGAAAGTTTGCGAGCGGCACGACAGCTGACAACAGTTTGGCGTGAAGATTACAACGAGCATCGGCCACACAGTTCACTGGGATATTTGACGCCGGCGGAGTTTGGGCAGAGGTTGACCTCAGCTCGAACTCGACAAACGGGGTCCGCCCCGCCCACCATCGCCGCCCCCTCGGCCCCTCCCGCTACGCAGGCCGAGGCGACAGCGAAGGCGAACGGGGCTCACGAAGCTTCCGATGAAAAACAGGACGTGCTTTACCTAACCCGATCTTCATAA
- a CDS encoding transposase, producing MTKRRRRHSPQQIVKKLRDADAMLNAGQDEAVVLQALEVSQATLDRWRKQYGGMKSEEAMRLKALEDENRRLKEIVADQTLDIKMLKHLAEGNW from the coding sequence ATGACGAAACGACGCAGGCGGCATTCGCCGCAGCAGATTGTGAAGAAGTTGCGTGACGCCGATGCGATGCTCAATGCCGGGCAAGACGAAGCGGTCGTGCTGCAGGCGCTGGAAGTCAGCCAAGCGACATTGGACCGTTGGCGGAAACAGTACGGCGGGATGAAGTCGGAGGAGGCGATGCGACTCAAGGCCTTGGAAGATGAGAACCGGCGGCTGAAGGAAATCGTGGCGGACCAGACGTTGGACATCAAGATGTTGAAACACCTTGCGGAGGGAAACTGGTAA